From the genome of Populus alba chromosome 10, ASM523922v2, whole genome shotgun sequence, one region includes:
- the LOC118045391 gene encoding alpha-L-fucosidase 3 — translation MELPSSIFVVSIFTLLLISTVQWAAFATSPCHFPAIFNFGDSNSDTGGLSAVFGQAPPPHGESYFHHPAGRYCDGRLIIDFIAKSFGLPYLSAYLDSVGSNFTHGANFATAGSTIRPQTSTLHQSGFSPISLDVQWNEFYDFHRRSQIIRRQGGVFKKLLPKAEDFSHALYTFDIGQNDLTSGYFSNMTSSEVKAYVPEVLDQFKNIVSYIYGQGGRNFWIHNTGPFGCLAYVLERIPISAAEVDRSGCGTPFNEVAQYFNRGLKKVVFQLRRKLPLAAITYVDVYSVKYKLISQARKHGFNESLRACCGHGGKYNYNRQLGCGAKRTVGGKEILVGKSCKDPSEWISWDGVHYTQAANKWIFDRIVDGSFSDPPVPLKMACQRQPVH, via the exons ATGGAGCTGCCCAGCTCAATCTTTGTCGTCTCTATCTTTACTTTGTTACTTATTTCGACGGTGCAGTGGGCGGCGTTTGCCACTTCTCCATGTCATTTCCCAGCAATCTTTAACTTCGGAGACTCAAACTCAGACACCGGTGGATTGTCTGCAGTGTTTGGCCAAGCTCCTCCTCCGCATGGGGAGTCTTATTTCCACCACCCCGCCGGACGTTACTGTGATGGCCGCCTCATCATCGACTTCATCG CGAAGAGCTTTGGACTCCCATATCTAAGTGCTTACCTTGATTCAGTGGGTAGCAACTTCACTCATGGAGCCAACTTTGCAACGGCAGGATCAACCATTAGACCCCAGACTTCAACTCTCCATCAAAGTGGCTTCAGTCCCATTTCCTTGGATGTTCAATGGAACGAATTCTATGATTTTCACCGCAGATCCCAGATTATCCGTAGACAAG GTGGAGTTTTTAAGAAATTGTTGCCGAAGGCTGAAGATTTCTCTCATGCTTTGTACACATTCGATATTGGCCAGAATGATCTTACCAGCGGTTATTTCTCGAACATGACCAGCAGTGAAGTTAAAGCATATGTCCCGGAAGTGCTCGACCAGTTCAAAAACATTGTTTCG TACATATATGGTCAAGGAGGGAGAAACTTTTGGATTCACAATACAGGTCCATTTGGGTGTCTAGCTTATGTCTTGGAGCGCATTCCGATCTCAGCAGCGGAGGTGGATAGGAGTGGCTGTGGGACTCCATTTAATGAAGTGGCTCAATATTTCAATCGTGGATTAAAGAAGGTTGTCTTCCAATTAAGGAGGAAATTACCACTGGCTGCAATAACATATGTTGATGTTTATTCAGTGAAGTACAAGCTCATAAGCCAAGCAAGAAAGCACG GGTTTAATGAGTCGTTAAGAGCTTGTTGTGGGCATGGTGGAAAGTACAACTACAACAGGCAGCTTGGATGCGGAGCAAAGAGAACTGTGGGTGGCAAGGAGATATTAGTGGGTAAATCCTGCAAAGATCCATCGGAGTGGATTAGTTGGGATGGGGTGCACTACACACAAGCAGCTAACAAATGGATCTTCGACCGGATCGTGGACGGTTCCTTCTCCGATCCGCCAGTTCCATTGAAGATGGCATGCCAGAGGCAGCCAGTCCATTGA
- the LOC140956003 gene encoding uncharacterized protein, translated as MPDSLGIPACFSSGERQIVEPGANVTRSGQSVFMSVYRTKLAGLCRLIIITWCKNLLMHGLSISVQATNGSEHHQCKVELKPWNFWRKQGSKQFIVDGRAVDVVWDLKAAKFNGETEPQSDYYVAIVCEEEVVLLAGDLKKDAYRKTGCRPALIEPMLVSRKEHVFGKKRFKTRVKFIEKGKFHGISIECINGGSSGSNIIGDRFDPQLEIKVDGELAILVKHLQWKFRGNESIHVNKSTRVDVYWDVHDWLFGSGPRQGLFIFKLVSASSSSSSSSSSPSLLLTQEEENYGSVLEDDNTGGSSSSFSLFLHAWKEE; from the coding sequence ATGCCTGATTCATTAGGTATCCCTGCCTGCTTCTCCTCTGGTGAGAGGCAAATTGTTGAGCCAGGGGCTAATGTAACCAGGTCAGGCCAGAGTGTGTTTATGTCTGTGTATCGAACAAAGTTAGCTGGTCTCTGCCGTTTGATCATCATTACATGGTGCAAGAATCTCTTGATGCATGGATTGTCTATTTCTGTTCAAGCAACGAATGGAAGCGAGCATCATCAGTGCAAGGTCGAGCTTAAGCCATGGAACTTTTGGAGAAAACAAGGTTCAAAGCAATTCATAGTAGATGGTAGGGCTGTTGATGTGGTCTGGGACCTTAAGGCCGCAAAGTTCAATGGGGAGACGGAGCCACAATCCGACTACTATGTTGCCATTGTCTGCGAAGAAGAGGTGGTTCTACTTGCTGGAGATTTAAAGAAAGATGCCTACCGAAAGACAGGCTGTAGGCCTGCTCTTATTGAGCCGATGCTGGTGTCAAGGAAGGAACATGTATTTGGCAAGAAGAGATTCAAGACTAGAGTCAAGTTTATTGAGAAGGGAAAGTTCCACGGGATTTCAATTGAATGCATCAATGGCGGTAGCAGTGGCAGCAATATTATTGGTGACCGGTTTGATCCTCAACTAGAGATAAAGGTAGATGGGGAACTCGCCattcttgtaaagcatcttcagTGGAAGTTTAGAGGAAACGAGTCCATCCATGTGAATAAAAGCACTCGAGTGGATGTTTATTGGGATGTGCATGACTGGCTCTTTGGTTCAGGCCCAAGGCAAGGTCTATTTATATTTAAGCTAGTTtctgcatcatcatcatcatcatcatcatcgtcatctcCGTCATTGTTGTTGACTCAAGAAGAAGAGAATTATGGCTCAGTTCTAGAGGATGATAATACAGGTGGGTCATCATCCAGCTTTAGCTTGTTTTTGCATGCTTGGAAAGAAGAATAA